The genomic DNA AGATGACCCTgcttagtggcagagctgggacagggACCTCGGATCCTCGCAGACGGGCCTCTCCAAGGTGCCACTCTGTCCCCTCCACGGTGGCTATGAAGGACAAAGTCGCCCACAACGGACAGAGAACGCGCATCGCCAAACCCACCATCCTATCCTCCCACCTGCGGTGAAGACGGACGACTCTCATTCGGGTTTCGGTGCGTCTGACACCCAGACCCTCATCTATTTCCAAATGCACGTGGACAGGGGCTTCCTCCAGTCGCGTCTAGGTCAGCAAGTAGGAAATTTCCTTGAGAGTGAGTCCGTGTCACTTAGGCCCGTTCAAAAGCGTCTAAGCTGAAAGCAAACAAAATCATTCTATGTATCCTCAAGGTAACAGCGAGACAGGGCcccgggggtggaggtggaggggggcaggggcgggCGTGGGGAAGGAGAGCAGGGCTGGCCTGGGAGCGCACCAGTGAAATGCTCGCTTTCAATGGGACAGGCTACACGCTGAAGCCCCAAATCAAGTCCTTCAAAGGGCAAGTACCCACAGAGACCCAAGGTGGACGTGGGAGGCCAGGATCGGGGGCAGCAGAAACCAAACCACCCCACTGCGGAAAGGAAACAGGGCTTTCGAGGCAGCCTCCAGGGAGGCTGGATCCGACGGTCTGGGACGGCGATGGGAAAAGGACACACGCAGGTGTTCCAAAAGTGAGCACTCTTGGGCCACGAGAAGGGCTTCTACGGGAAGAAATGGACGCTGAAGACAATCCCTCTGTGATCCGCACAGGGATGAgttctgggggcaggcaggggagagAAAGGCTGCAGTCCCAGCACAGATGCTGGATGGGGGGCTGCCGCGCCCATGACCGTGGGGGGAGCACAGAGAACCGCACACCGTCCCCTCGGGGCTCCTCACCAGCCTCCAGACTTTGGCAACCTGTTTTAAGAAACGTTTAGTTTTAGCTGAAGAGGCCTGAGCAGTGGCAGGTGATTTAGGGAAACGCTTGCTTTGATGATTAGATCATATTACCTGTTGGAGTTACGTGTTTGTCACTTTTTCATCCTCATTCATAGTGAGTAATACATTTTACATGTCTGTGCAGTGCAGTGTGTgtcctatgtatatatatataacatgtgtGTAGAATATATGTGCCTATATACACATGCATCGCCATACCACATGTATGTATAGGGAACGCGTCATGTATGTTCCAGTACCCAGACTGAGGTCATCCACAGGGCCCTGAAGGGCACAGACACTCACGCCCCGTGGGGGTGCTGAGAGTCCTCCAGCCCGGCAGTCCCCGTGCTTTGAATGCAGGCTTGCCGCCTGCCTCACAGCCAGTCTGCCCGGGGAAGTGAGCCTGCAGGAGAAGGTGGGGCCACCACGCCGCCgggagagaagggagcagagTGGGCAGTGGAAGGAGAGAGCAGGGCCCAAGCCTGCGCAGAAGAGCCGCCTGCCGAGGGCCGTGCCTCGGACCCCCACGTCCAGGACCCTTCTCCATCCTCACACCCTCAGTCCTAGACCCTCACCCTCCTCCCTGGCCCTCGTGTCCATTTCACGAGAGATGATGACCTgatggggctggggaggccaCGTGGGCAGAATCCAGTGTCAGGCTCTCATGGGCACTAATGCCTGGCttccctgtgttttctccattatgTGGCCTGAGGCATCAGGTAGTAGGACCCCGTGGAGGACAGCTGAATCCCCCTTGACTGTTGGGGAGACAAGTCAGGCCAGTGCAGGGACGGGGCTTTGCACGTACACAAAGCTCAGCTTGAATAAGAGTCCTTCTAGTGATAAGCTGATCAAATCATGGAGACTCCCTATGCCTCGATTTctccgtctgtaaaatgggcctcgTAATAGTACAAGGCAAAAGCATTGGTGTGGGCTTCCCCATGATGTGACCTGTTTGTAAAAGGCCTGGGCCAAATGAAGTGGTCGGTGGATGTAGCTCTTGTTACTGAGTGTGTAAGAAAGACGCGCCCTCCCCCACATTGTGAAGATTCCAAACCAGTACGTGTCTTCTGATCCCCGCATACGTGGATTAGTGCAGTTTTCCTTTTCTCGTGAaaatttgttatcagaatgcttgGATTCGCCTTACTCTTTTTCTCGCTTGTCCCTGTTCAAGGTGAGGCTATTCATTTGAGGTGTTGCTTCCATTTGAACACAGGTGTTTGCAGCTTTAACTCCCAAGTGCCTCTTTGGCCGCGTGCCGTAAGTCCTGGGGGCGTTGGtatgtgttttcttcatttcaaagtattttctaatttcccttgtgatgtCTTGTGTGTTCCCTGGGCTATTGTCACGGACTGAACTGCGTCCCCCCAAATTTTGCatgttgaagccccaaccccCAGAACCTCACAATGTCACTGTGACGGGAGTTAGTGGTTCTCAGGTTGGCGTGAGGCCATTGGGATGAGGTCTAAAGCAAGATGGCTGGCGCCCTTGAGGGAAGAGCAGATCAGCACATGCAAGGAGagaaggcagggcctgggggtgcGTGCACAGAGGGTGACCACGTGAGGGGCGGTTAGAGCACGGCCACCTGCAACCAAGGAGACCGGCCGCAGTACGAGCCACCCCTGCTGGACCCTCCCTCTCGGCCTCCCGGGCCCCACCACCGTGAGAATCTGTGTCTGCTGTTTCAGCCCCTCATCCTGTGCTGTTGCATTTGGCATCGTCCCAGACTAATGCTGTTATTTGGGGAGGCCTGGCACAATTTCCCTCTCTTTGCGGATTTCCCaagtttccttctgttattgatgtcTAATTTCACTCTATTTTGGCcaagagaacatactttgtatgatttcagtccttttgtTTGTATCCCCTTAAGTCTACTGAGGGATGCTGTGTGGCTTAACGTGTGgactatcctggagaacgttctaGGTACACTTGACGAGCACGTGTGTATTCTGCTCTTGGGGCTAAATAGTCTACACGTGTCATGAGATCTAGTCTTTGTACAGGGCTGTTCAGACCTATGATTCCCTTACTGCGGTGCTGGCAGGTTGTTGTACCCATAATGAAAGCAGGCTGTGTTAGTCTGCTTAGAGCTGCCATAGCAAAGTCCCACAGAGTGGGTGGCTCAAACTACAGAAACGTACTGGGTCCCACTCCTGGTGGCTAGGAGTCCAACATCAACTTGCTGGAAAGTTGGGTTTCAGGTGAGGGAAGGCCTCTCCTCCTGGCTCGCAGACAGCCGGTTTTCCCTTGGTTCCTCACTTGGCTTCTGTGCACagttggggggggggaagggagggaggaaagaagagagagagagagggaaggaaggatggggggagggagagagggaaaagggagggagggagggagagagagaaagcaagagggagagggagggagggagggagagagatgggggcggtagggaggaagagagagagggggagggaggtagAGAGTGAAAGCAAGATGTGGGGGTGACGGAGGGAGAGAGAANNNNNNNNNNNNNNNNNNNNNNNNNNNNNNNNNNNNNNNNNNNNNNNNNNNNNNNNNNNNNNNNNNNNNNNNNNNNNNNNNNNNNNNNNNNNNNNNNNNNNNNNNNNNNNNNNNNNNNNNNNNNNNNNNNNNNNNNNNNNNNNNNNNNNNNNNNNNNNNNNNNNNNNNNNNNNNNNNNNNNNNNNNNNNNNNNNNNNNNNGCCCATGCGGAGACCAGCAAGTGTCAGGTCCTGGAGCATCTGCTCTGGGTCAATAGCTTGGATCCCAGGTCCCTCCCATCCCTGTGTGCAGAGGGTGTGAGCGATGAGGAAGAGGGGGCCTGAGCCAGAGCAGCAGCCAGGCTCCTTCCAGGCCCACATCCAGCAGCTTCTCCcgtggggcaggaagggaggcTGATCCTTCCCTCTGAGTTTGAAGAGGGAGCGGTCAGCCTTCTAAGCAGTGAGGGTCCGGACGAGTTGGGGGAACCCGGTGTGCAGCATCTTTGGGTTCCTGTTGTGTATGAGGACATGGAatttcatctctgttttcttcAGGAATTTGTCAAATATTGCTCCATTTAAAAGAAGGCTTAATAAGCTTCAGTATCTAAGTTTGTGAATGACATTAATCACACATGTATTTGAACCAATTCGGTTCAATGACAAGAGTTTTGCATTTGTGTAACACAAATTGTAAGATTCCCATATTATTTTGTGATCCTGAACAAGGTAACATGGCATTGGAATAGGAATTTACTTGGAAATGTGAAAGTAATTAGCAGTACAACTGAAGGCCACCCCGTTGTTCCTCGGGACACACCATCGTCGGCTCAGTGGTGCATGCCCTGTTGTGGGACTGTCCTGTTCCCGCCatagggcagggccaggccccaGGCATTTGGGCCAGAGTGggaggggctgccctgggggaAGGGGGCAATGCCGGCGCCTATCTTCCTTGCGAGAAGCCACCCGCGGGCCCCTCAGAAAGGGAGACTGTGGGGGGATGGAGGGCCGCCAGGTGGGGTGTAGCCAAGGCACCTTGTTGGGGacactgggggggggggttgggacCCGTGGGCTCTGGTTGCTGTTAGAAGTTCTTCTCTGTGTTCCTCTCTGTTCAATGGTTTCAGTCaatatttctctttaataaatTTCCCTGAAAGTTTCAGCTGAGTCTGGCCTCTGCTGTGGGCAATGGAGGGAAAGGGCTGCTGGCAGTGAGGGCGGGGGTCCAGAGTAGGATTCCTGCTCAGCACCCATGGGACACCTCTCCAGTGAGAGGGGAGGGTAGGCACTTTGCAGACCCAGAGGTGGTGAgggtttttcttccatttcatagGTGAATTGTAAAGTTTTAGCGAAAACTGATAATTGCCTCAAAAGGCAGTAGAgaagttaaaatgtaaattaaaaaaattatctcagcAGGAAGAAGGGAACATAGGAGCAAAAATAGATGGATAGacagtgctatggactgaatatttgtaaaCCTCTCCCCCTCATTCACCTGTTAAATTCTAACCCCCAAAGGGAtgggatttggaggtggggccctgggaagTGATTAGCCTATGAGCGGAGAGCCCTCGTGAATGAGATTATTGCCCttgtaaaagagaccccagacaGCTGCCTCATcctcttctgccatgtgagaagATGGCTAGTTGATACAACTAGACAAGAAATCAGTCCATATAAAGAAGAGCTTTATTACTAGTACTTTATTACTCAGCCGtacaaaggaacgaaattgggtcatttgtagagacgtggatggttctagagactgtcatacagagtaaaggaagtcagaaagagagaaacaaatatcgtacattaatgcacatatgtggaacctagaaaaatggtacagatgaaccagtttgcaggacagaaatagagacacagatgtacagcataaacgtatggataccaaggtgggaaagtggtgggggcgggggaccgtggtggtggtgtgatgaactgggagattgggattgacatatgtacactaatatgcataaaatggataactaataacaacctgctgtataaaaaaataaaataaaattcaaaatttcaaaaagaaaatcacctccaaaagaaaccTGAATTCTCACTGGCTACCTTACTTGACCATGGGTTGCCCCTTCGTACTCCTTAACTGCTGTTGAGGGATTTGTCAAGTGGCGTCAATGCGGGTAGGATTTCTCTATGAAAACAAGACAATTGATTCCCATCACCACTTCCCCACAAACACACGGATGCTAAAGGGATTGCAGAGTTCTTTCGTGAAAGTGCTGGGAATCTGGGCTCATCTCAGCACGTCCCTCCCCGCCTGGCCAGGCTGATTAGTTAATGCAGAGGAGCGAGTATGGCACCTCTGAGGGCGGCTGGGACCCCAGGAAGGGTCTAAATAGAAATGGAGAGGGTCCTTTGAGAGACTGAGTTCACCTTTTTTTCTGTTGGTGGGCCCTAGTCTGACCttagatgaaaataaaatcaacccACCACacgggggcaggggggcgggggggaagcatTCCCCACAAGGCAGCCATTTTCGGAACAAATAACCCACACAGGACCTTGTGCCCCAACTTAGCCACGAGCCCAGGTGAAGGGACTAGGGCTGGCGAGGCGATTCCAGTCGCGCATCACACACCACTGCAGCACATGGGGACCAGAGGACACCTGCCTGGCTGACGATAGGCCTCTGCTGGCCCACCCGCCACCACAGGCTGGTGTCAGCCCAGTCAGAGCCCCATTGGCCAGGAGAGGGCCAGGCAGGCGTGCACGGTGGGCAGGGGACGAGCCCTCTCCGCTGCGGGGCTTGGTCGCTGAGAGGAACACAGacaccccccacccgccccagagCTCAGGCGGCCAAGGGGGCCGCCTCACCTGCACTTCTCCTCCCAGAGGGACTCCAGCAATGCCTGCAGGTTGGTCACATACCGCTCCTTGAGGCTCTGATAGGACACCTGCAAGCTGAGGTGGAAGGTCTTGACTTTGATCAGCTCTTCCTTCACCTTCTGCCACAGCAGGTCTCGCGGCTGGACCCCATGCTTGGTCTCCGAGGACCTCCTCTGCCGCAAGGCTGGGGAGTGACTCTCCGGAGAGAAGTGTCTAATGACATCAAACAGGCCAGTGGATGGGCAGTCTTCCGCACCTGGCTTGGGGGGCTCTGAAAACAGAGCCTTCTCGCTGGGCTGCTCGCAGTTGTCCCCCAGGCTGCTTTCTGCCCTCAGCGCTAAGCCCTTGGGCCTGCagccctcttccagctcctgcagCTGCTGGTGACACCGGTGGAGCCTTCGCTCAATCTGGGCAATGGTGGCAGAGGCATGCTGGTTCACCTTCTCGAAGGCCTGCCAGATGTGGGGGGCCTGGTGCCGGTCGGCTGTGGACACCAGCTTGAGGAAGCCCACAGTGTTCCTGGCCCGGCTGGCCTTCTCCACTCTCAGCTGCTCTGAGAGGTACAGGATGCGGTGCTTGATGCTGTCCTGTAAGTTCCGGGCCAGCTCCCCATCTGAGAGGCTGGAGGGGCCACTGGGGCCAGCCTCACTGGATGACAGGGATCTGCAGGAGGGAACATTGGAGGGGAAGGTTGCAGTTGGGCTTAGTGTATTCCACCTGCATTGGGAAACAAGAATCACAAAACAGGTACTTCTGTGAATGCAAATGGTTGGA from Balaenoptera acutorostrata chromosome X, mBalAcu1.1, whole genome shotgun sequence includes the following:
- the TEX28 gene encoding testis-specific protein TEX28, whose amino-acid sequence is MHKYCYRVEQYVSNSPTICIHRSTCFVILVSQCRWNTLSPTATFPSNVPSCRSLSSSEAGPSGPSSLSDGELARNLQDSIKHRILYLSEQLRVEKASRARNTVGFLKLVSTADRHQAPHIWQAFEKVNQHASATIAQIERRLHRCHQQLQELEEGCRPKGLALRAESSLGDNCEQPSEKALFSEPPKPGAEDCPSTGLFDVIRHFSPESHSPALRQRRSSETKHGVQPRDLLWQKVKEELIKVKTFHLSLQVSYQSLKERYVTNLQALLESLWEEKCRQVQLEGQVNEHLQGHLDKIYHLKQNLACTEERMAYLSYERAKEIWEVMDTFKSRVVKLEALKQVTQLEVTESVRSRHRGFLVLVSSACACPVPLLNSRLRTGTAFLLVGLDALAWQKQHAIPAADWQAWVPSRWRLCSGDSKPLPEGP